The Roseibium sp. Sym1 nucleotide sequence CTTCAGCACTCCAGCCGGTTTCGGTGCTTCCGGACCCGTCCTGCCCTTTGTCAGCAGCACACGCCTGGCAACTCCGGGCGCCAGGTGAAACCAGTTGTCCTCCGGCACGTATCCCGGAACCCGAAGCGACACCGACTGCAGGAAACGCGCTGCTTCAATGGTCAGCCACCAGCTGTCCTCCCCGCCGGGCAGGAGTTCGATCTCGGGCGCGTCGAAATGCCTGTTTTGCCCATGCCCTTCCGGAAAATGGCAGGCATCGGCCAGCACCGCTCCGGTCTCCGGATCCAGAAGGCGTACAATCGTCACATCATGGGAAAGCGGTCCGAAGCGGTAGGCATAGGTGACGTCGAAAAAGGCGCCGATCAGCTCGACCGCATTGAAGGTCTGCCCGCTATGCGGTGCCAGGACCAGGTCCTTGGCGCCGGAGACGACCGGCACCTGGCCGTCCTTCAGGCAGGCGAGCGTGAGCGTCACCGCCTTTTCCTCCGGCCGGTCGTTGACCGCGTGAATGGCAAGCCCGTTGGTGCCCTCGTCGGTCAGGGCCACCTGCAACGGCCGGAACGCGCGCTTGAGCGCGTACCAGGCCGGTTTCGGCCGGCCCGCCGCGTCGATCAGCCCCCATCCGGCGCCCAATGCCAGGTCGGAGAAGGTCCACACGAGGGCGCCCCGGCATGGCGAGCCCGGTCTGCGCCACTCGGCAAAGGTCCGTTCCATGACCTCACCGGTCACCGCCCGGCCGAGTTCCAGATAGCGGTCCGGATCGCCATAGCGCAGGGTGGCGGGGTCAATTCCGTAAAGCGCGTTCAGATAGTGGTCGCGCACATCCTCGAAGTCCCAGCCGGCGCCCCGGTCGCGCGGCACGCGCGCCTTCCAGTGCGGATCATGCGCCGGCTTGACCGGCAGGCCCTCGTCGAGGCTTTGCTGATCGGGAATGTTGGAAAAGGCCAGGCACTCGCCGGCAAAGCGGACCTCCGCCCGGCGGGCGTCCTCCAGCGGCCTGAGATAGGCCCCGACGCCGTAATAGTGGGCAATGCCCTCATTGGGCGAGAATGGCAGCACGCCGCCGCAGGGCGAATTGGGCGCATAGGGCACATCCACCCGCAGGATCGAAGCAAGGTCGGGAAGGATCTCCTCGCAAAGCGGCCCTTTCCAGCGCGCTTCGGGAAGCCCCATCATGGCGCCCTGCTGGTAGATCTCGCTGCCGCCGCAAAGGACCGCCAGCGAGGGGCAGCCCATGGAGACCGACAACTGGTCGCGGACCTCGGCACGGACCTCCGCGACAAAGGCTTCGTCCTTGACCGGGTAGTCGTAATTGGCGAACTGGAAGTCCTGCCAGACCAGAATGCCGAGTTCATCGCACAGTTCGAAGAAGGCGCGGGTTTCGTAGAGCATGGTGCCGCCGATGCGCAGCATGTTCATGCCGGCGTCGCGGGCGGCTTCGAGCAGGGGCCGATAGGTGTCGGCGTCTCCCGACAGGGTCAGCAGATCGGCATTCGTCCAGACCGCGCCCCGGCAGAAGACCGCGACGCCGTTGACCTCCAGGCCGAAGCCCTTGCCGTCGTCGCCGTGATCCGCCTCCAGACGCCGGAAGCCCGTCCTGCCGAGCGAAAACGTTTCTTCGCCGGCGCGCACGGATATCTCGTAAAGCGCGGGCGTGCCGTGGGTATGCGGCATCCAGGGCGTGACATTGTCCGGCCGCAGCGTTGCGGCAAAGGAGCCGTCCTCCTGAGGGGACATCTCCACTGAAGCCCCGGCGCAGGAAAGCACGGGAACGGCATCGGTGTTTTCAAGCCGGAGCGAGACGGTCAAAGACGCACTGCCATCCGGCGCCAGATCGGCGAGAACATGCCGACCGGCAATCCGTACCGCTCCCGCAGGCTCGATCCGTACCGCCCGGTAGGGACCGACAGCATGGATCTCCGGGCACCAGCCGGGCATGTGGCCCAGCAGCGTCGTGCGCACCAGCCGCAGTCCCTGGGAAGTGGCCAGCTGCGGTTTCCAGCGGGCGCGGGGGCCCTTGGCAGCCAGATGAGGCTCCAGCGCGCGGAAACAGATCTTCAGGACATTGCTGCCCTGAAGTTCGACCGCAACGTCATGGCTGCGGAACATGTTCCCGCTCTCCAGGACCAGGGCGTCATTCAGATAGACTTCCGCGATGGTCGCAAGGCCGTCGAAGCACAGGTGATAGGGTCCCGGTTCCGCGTCGAACCGGCCTTCGTACCAGACATCCCTGTCATGAAGCGGGGCAGGTGCGTCCGGGTCGTAGCGGCCGGCCGCCGCCAGGGCGCCGGCAACGGTGCCCGGCACGCTGGCGGGCACGATGTCCCATTGATGACCCGTGACCAGGGGCGAGCCGAAAGCGCCTGCTTCGGTTACTGACAGTGTCCAGTTTATTCCGGACAAATCGATCATCCGAACCCTTTCAATCTGGTCAGGCAAGGAAACCCCTTGTCCTTTGCCTGGCGTTCAATCCAATTTCCCGACAGACCAGGCCCACCCCATGCCGTCATCCTGAGGAGGGCTGAAAGCCCGTCTCGAAGGATCCGCAGCAAGCCCCCTGGCGAGTGGCCCATCCTTCGAGACGGACCTGAAGGTCCTCCTCAGGATGACGCCTTGGGTGAAGCGTCCGTTTTTACCTTTGCAAATTCAGATCAGGCCCCGGCGGCGCTGACGACGGGCGTAAAACGGGCGTCCTGCGTTTCTGTGTAGTGCCGGTCAAGCTGTTCCATCAGCCTGTCCCAGGCATCGGCGGCCGGCACCAGGGCTTCGTCCAGCCCCTGGAATTTCTTGCGCATCACCGCGCGGGCCAGCTTGAACTGAACCATCTTGCAGGTGGACGAGATGGTCTTGGCAAAATCGACACAGTCGGCCAGTTCCGGGCGACCCTGGTTCACCAGCCAGGCCAGGTAGGCCGAGAAAAGTTCGAAATTTGCACCGAGCTGGCGCAACGTGTTGAAAGCATAGAGATGGAAGAAATCGAACTCGCGTTCGGACACCTTTTCCACCTGGGCCGGAAACACGCGTGCAAAGGCAGCCACCGGATTGTCGGCGGGCCGGCGTTTCAGGTGGTGGCGCAGCAAGTCTTCCGAGACCGACAGGACATGCTCCGGCGACGGCAGGACCTCCGGAAACTTCACGAATTCGGTATAGGGCAGGAACGGGACCGCCTTGGCATGGTCTCCGCGCTGGAACACTCCGTCGAAATCGTCGCCCTCCAGGCGATGCAGACCGAGACCGTGGAAATACTCCAGGGTCCGCGCCTCGAGATCCATCCGGTTGACCGCGATCGTGGTCTTGCCGTGGGCCTCGTGATAGCCGACGCCGTGCGTGTCCGGCAGGAAGTAGCTGTCGACCTCCACCAGCGAGATGCGGCCACGCTCGATCTGCTGCCGGACATGGGTCTCGACCTTGTCATAGATCGCGAGTTCCGTGACCTTGAGCCCGTAGAGCGCTTCCAGGTCCTCGAGCGGCACCTTGAAGAAGGTGAACTGGTCACCCTCGAAATCCTGGGTCACCGAATAGGCGAGACAGGCTTCCGGCGGCAGGCCGAGTGAAGGCAGCAGCTCAATCCAGACATCGAGATAGCAGTTGGTTTCCGGCCAGTCCCGCTCCTGGGCATGGAGCGGGCTGCGCTGATAGGTCGCCGCGCTGAGGCGATCGAAGACGGCTTCGCTCATCAAGCGTGTTCCCTCAAGGCCAGAGCGCCGAGCGCACGCCCGCAGGCCACTTGGCGGTATCAAAGCCATGGTGCCGGAACAGGGCCAGCGCCAGACGCTCCAGGCCGAAGCCGACGCAGGCGGTGTGGGCCGGCTCGCCGTCGGCCTGGCGGATGTCCCAGGCCTTGCCGAAATTGTCCATGTGATAGTTGAAGCTCATGCAGGCGGTCGGGTTTTCTTCCGAGGTGATCGGCACCAGCATCTCGAATTTCAGTTCCTGCTCGCGCTGGCCGGACGCCATGATCTTGCCGGCGCGGCCGAAGAACGGATCATTGGCGACATCGACGTGATGCGGCAGCTCGAGGCGCTTCATCATGTCCTGGCCGCGTTCCTTCCAGGTTTCCCGGAATGCCATGGTCTGCTCGGCCGAACCGACACGGACATATTCGCGTTGGCGGAACATCTGCATCCGGGCCGGGTCCTTGGAGGGCTCGTGCCGGAAGCAGTAGGACTGCAGGGCGACATAGGCGCCGTCCTCGGCAAGCGGTCCGCGCCGGGACAGGATCGGATAGAGCGGGTAGCAGGCCGCGGGCGTCAGGGCCACCTGTGTCGGCTTCTGGTGTTCGGACCAGTCGTCGCCTGCCGCCATGCATTGCAGCAGGCCCATGTGGTCGTGGTCATTGCCGCAAAAGGCATGAACGGTGCCGGCGAGCTGCGGAAAGCTCTTCATGTAGCCGCTGGTCTCGAAATCCTGCATGGTCATGCCCGGCGGGAACACCATGGCTTCGGAAATCTCGTCCTGGCCGTAGGTCAGGGCGAATGTCTCGAAACGGGCAATGACGTCCTCAAATTCACCGCTGCGGGCATAAAGCCCGTCGACGCCGCTGTCATGCAAAACGCCTTCATTGAACAACTGATCGAGAAAAGAGACTTGCGCGTCCATCATCACCCCAAAAGACTGGTGTCTTGTTTGTTGACCAACAGCATGGTCGACGTGTTGCCAAGGATCCGGTCATTGGAGATCATCAGCTGCGCCGAATGGGCATCGCGCAGATGGCGGCCGAGACTGAACGGCGTGCCGTTCTTGTATCCGGCGATCCCGCAGATCAGCATGCAGTGGTTGATGATTTCCAGGATGGTCTGGGAGGTGCCGATCTTGACGTTGTTCATGGCAACGGAAAAGCTCATGGCATTGAGTGCGTCGCTGTCGCCCTTGCAGCCCTCGAACTGCTTCAGGCCGGCGACAACATTGGCCTTGACCAGCTGCAGCAGGCTGGATGCCTCTGCAAGGCGCAGCGCACCGGGAGGCACCTGGCCGGGCGACTTGCGCGCGGCGGCCTTGACGAAACTCTGCGCCCGGGCCGCGGCGTCCGCGGCAATGCCGTACCACAGCGATCCCCACAGCAGATGCGAGACGGCCAGCATGGATTGGGCAGCGATTTCGGCGAAGGGCCGCGGCAGGATCTGCTCGGACGGAGCTTCCGCCTTGAAGATGTAACCGTCGGAACAGGTGCCGCGCATGCCGAGCGTGTCCCACTTGCTGGTCTGCTCGAGCGTGTACTGGTCCTTGAGGAAGATCGTCGCGACCTGGTCCGAATGCGCCGCGTCCGGATGGCGGCGGGAGGTGACCATGATGGCGTCCGCGTCCGCGCCGTAGGAGATGACGGTGGCGTCCTTGGTGAGCCGGGCCGTGTCGCCGTCAACCTCGATCGCGCAGAGCGAATTGCGCAGGTTGCCGCCGATACCGGCCTCGCTGGTCGCGGAGGCGATCAACAGCTGCTCGTCGCAGATCCGCTTCTGGAGTGCCTCGTGCCAGGCGCTGCCCACGGCATAGTCGGCCAGGCTGGCGATCTGGATCTGGTGCATGGCATAGGTCATCGCCGTGGCTGCACAGGCCTGTCCCAGGATCGCGCAGACATCCGCGACCTCCGTAAGGCTGGCGCCCTCGCCGCCCAGTTCCGGACGGATCATGATGCCCATCAGCCGTTCGGATTTCAGGGCGTCCATGCCCTCGGAAGGAAAGCGTCCTTCAATATCGACCTGATCGGCAAATTCGGCGGCGACCTTGGCAGCCCGTTTCGCACGGTCTGCCAGCGCCAGCGCAGTAATCTTGGCTGCAGCGGTCATGGATCAGGCGGCCTGTTCTTCGAGGATTTCGGTCAGGGCAGCCGCGATCTCGTCGACGGAAGAAAACGACTTGCGGTTCAGGAGGTGCTCCGGGAACTCGATATCGAATTCTTCTTCGAGCGCCAGCATGACCTGCACGGAGGCGAAGGAAGACAGGCCCGCGTCATACAGATCCGCGCCGTCGGCAACGTCTTCAATGGCGACAGGCAGATTGCCGTGCTTTGCCAGGAGGGTCCGAATGGTCTGTTTCATAATAGTCCTTGCCATTGTCTATCGGTTCACCGGGAACCTGAGCCTGAGTTCCGAAGCGTCATTTAGTGCAAAAAAGAATAAACTGCACTTAAAGGGCATGGTAAAAAATTACAAAAGGAAAAGGATTAAACTTTTTTAAGTTAATCTCTCGTTAATCACTTGCTATCGCCAGGACATGTATTTGACCATAAGTCGAAACAGCTTGTTTCGAACAGATCAGATCATGCGGCTCAGAACACCGTCGCGGCGAACAAGGCCATGATAGAGCGCGGCGGCAATGTGCAGCAGCACGGCCGCCGTAAACAGCAACCCCAGGGCCAGGTGAACCTGAAACAGCTGTTCCGACAATGCCCTGTCCTTGGCGATCAGAGCCGGCATCGTGTAGAGGCCGAACACCGAGATCTTTGCGCCATAGGCGGACGTGGCCACCCATCCCAGGAACGGATTGACCAGCAGGAAGCCATAGAGAAAGACATGCGTCGCCTTGGCGGCAAGTTTCTGCCAATGCGGCATGCTGTCGGGCAGCGGTGCCGGCGGGTGCGTCAGCCGGTAGGCCAGCCGCAGCACCGTCAGGAGCATCAGCACGATGCCGACGGAGCGGTGGAAGTCGAACAGCTGGTTTTGCAGCGCGCCGCCCTCGATGCGGATCATGACCAGGCCGGCCGGCACCATGGTCAGCACCATCAGGGCAGTCAGCCAGTGGATCGACCGCGCGATCAGGCTGTAACGTTCGACGGCATTCGCCATTCACGCCTCTCCTCTAACGCTCCTGCCATCCTACGGGCAGGAGCTAGGGAAGCGCAACAAAATCGATATGGCCGACCATCATGGAGAGTTCGCCGGCCCGGATCCTGGCCTGCCGGTCCTGCCACCAGGATGCCAATGCGTCCTCGGGCAGGCTCAACTCCCGTCCGACGCGCAGCCAGCCGGAGAGAAATTCCATCAGGAAATCGGCGGAAGCGGGCGTTATCTCCCAATCGGACGGACCGGACAGGACCTTGAAACCCTTCTCCTCGAACAGGGTCAGCGCCCGAGCGGCGGCGTCCGGGCCGAGCGCCGGGCCGAACCCCTTGTCCGTGCGCTGGTGCCGGTTCAAGCCCTCCAGAAGCCGCTCGTCCATCGGGTGCGCGGGCGCAAAGCTCGAGCGTCCGTCATAGGTCAGGCTGGCAAGAAACGGTTTCCTTGCCGCCGCCACACGCTCCGCCAGACGTCGCAGGAACGGCTCCGACGCGAGATCCAGAAAGGCGGAGGTCGTCACGGCATCCACGTCTTCGAAGCGAAGCCGCTCGAGATCTGCTTGCAGATCGACCTGCCGGGTCGCGACCCGGTCGCCCCGGCGATCCTGCGCGATCGCCAGGAGGGCGGGATCGTAGTCGGTCAGCAGCCAGTCGACCTGTCGGTCCAGGCGCGGCGCGAGGGCGGCAACGGTCGATCCCGCGCCGCTGGCGAGATCGAGCAGCCGTACCGGGCCGGGCGGAAGGCCCCCGACGAAGGCGTCCTCCACGTCCCGATTGCGCGCGTCCAGGTCGAGAGGTTCGCGCAGGGCGAGCCACTCGGATGAAAAACCGCTCATTGTGCGACCTCCCGCAAGGTTTCAGCAAAGCGAACCGACGAAGCCGTCCAGTCCGGCAGTGCCCCGGCCGCCTGTCTCGCGGCGGTTTCATAGCGCGCCCGTTCTTCAGGGTGACCGATCAGGCGGTCCAGCCCGGCGCGCAGGGCCGCCACATCCTCGGTACCGCAATAGATCGCGGCCCCCTCCGGCAGGGTGTCCCGCACAGCACCACCGCCGCTGCCGATCACCGGCAGACCATGGGCGAGCGCTTCGGTATAGGCCATGCCGTAGCCCTCGTAGCGGCTGGCCAGGACGAAGACATGGGCCGCGCGGTAAAAACCGGGCAGGCGCTGCTGAGCGACCGCACCATGGAACGTGATCCGCCCATCCAGACCGAGCGCGCCGATCTGCTTTTTCAGGGCCGTGTAGCAGGCCGGGTCCGCGTCCTTCCCGCCGACGATGTCCAGATGCCAGTTTGCGCTGTTCGGCCCGGCAAGACCGGCCAGGGCGTCAAACAGGAGATCATAGCCCTTGCGCGGTACGATCGTGCCGACCGAGAGCAGCCTGACCACATCGCTTGCCAGGTCGCTTGACGGGCGCGCATAGGGCTCCGGCTTGTCGGTGCCCGGCAGGATCGTCGTGATCCGTTCTTCCGGGACCGCGAACAGGTCGTGGACCTGCGCCGCCGTGGCCGGACTGGTGACGATCACACGCCGGACATGGCGCAGGGCCGCCCGTTCGCTTTTCAGAAGCGCTTGAGCTCCCTCTTCATCAAGTCCGTTTTCCAGGCAAAGCGGATGATGGACCAGGGCGACCAGGCGAAGACGGCCGGCCTCGGTGGCTGCGGCCTTGTCCAGAACGCCGAACGCCAGACCGTCCACGACAACAAGCGTAGCGTCCGGCAGCGCGGCCAGCTTGTCGGCCGCTCCGCGAAGCGTTTCGGCCGCCGGATAGGGAAATCCGTCGCCCAACGGAACAAGCCGCACCTGCCAGCCAAGTTCGCGCAGGCCGGAGACAATGCGCCTGTCATAGCCGTAGCCGCCGGTCGGTGTTTCCAGGTCGCCGGGATAGGCAAAAAAGACGGTGGGCATCACCGGATCAGATCGCTGCTTCGTACCAGGCCCGTGCCACGTGGGATTCCGAAATCGTCACCCGGATGGAGGCGAGCTCTGTCCCCGGCCGGCCGAGCCGGTTGTCGCGCGCGGCACCTGCCAGGTGGTCGTGGACATGCCTGGTCAGGAATTCGGTCGTGGTGTTGATGCCGGCAAACTCCGGCACCTCGTCGAGGTTCTTGTAGTTGAGCGGCTCCAGCACTTCCTTCAGGGCTTCATGCGCACGGCCGATGTCGATCACCACGCCATTGGCATCGAGGCTCTCGGCCAGGAAGGCCGCGTCGATGACAAACGTCGCCCCGTGCAGCGCCTGGGCCGGGCCGAAGAGCTCGCCCTTGAAGGAATGGGCAATCATCACGTGGTCGCGTACTTCTACTGCAAACATATCTCTCGTCCTGAAATATCTGTTTTCTTGGGTGGTCTCA carries:
- a CDS encoding glycoside hydrolase family 2 protein; the encoded protein is MIDLSGINWTLSVTEAGAFGSPLVTGHQWDIVPASVPGTVAGALAAAGRYDPDAPAPLHDRDVWYEGRFDAEPGPYHLCFDGLATIAEVYLNDALVLESGNMFRSHDVAVELQGSNVLKICFRALEPHLAAKGPRARWKPQLATSQGLRLVRTTLLGHMPGWCPEIHAVGPYRAVRIEPAGAVRIAGRHVLADLAPDGSASLTVSLRLENTDAVPVLSCAGASVEMSPQEDGSFAATLRPDNVTPWMPHTHGTPALYEISVRAGEETFSLGRTGFRRLEADHGDDGKGFGLEVNGVAVFCRGAVWTNADLLTLSGDADTYRPLLEAARDAGMNMLRIGGTMLYETRAFFELCDELGILVWQDFQFANYDYPVKDEAFVAEVRAEVRDQLSVSMGCPSLAVLCGGSEIYQQGAMMGLPEARWKGPLCEEILPDLASILRVDVPYAPNSPCGGVLPFSPNEGIAHYYGVGAYLRPLEDARRAEVRFAGECLAFSNIPDQQSLDEGLPVKPAHDPHWKARVPRDRGAGWDFEDVRDHYLNALYGIDPATLRYGDPDRYLELGRAVTGEVMERTFAEWRRPGSPCRGALVWTFSDLALGAGWGLIDAAGRPKPAWYALKRAFRPLQVALTDEGTNGLAIHAVNDRPEEKAVTLTLACLKDGQVPVVSGAKDLVLAPHSGQTFNAVELIGAFFDVTYAYRFGPLSHDVTIVRLLDPETGAVLADACHFPEGHGQNRHFDAPEIELLPGGEDSWWLTIEAARFLQSVSLRVPGYVPEDNWFHLAPGVARRVLLTKGRTGPEAPKPAGVLKAINLGRQIGFKHD
- a CDS encoding DUF1839 family protein, which translates into the protein MSEAVFDRLSAATYQRSPLHAQERDWPETNCYLDVWIELLPSLGLPPEACLAYSVTQDFEGDQFTFFKVPLEDLEALYGLKVTELAIYDKVETHVRQQIERGRISLVEVDSYFLPDTHGVGYHEAHGKTTIAVNRMDLEARTLEYFHGLGLHRLEGDDFDGVFQRGDHAKAVPFLPYTEFVKFPEVLPSPEHVLSVSEDLLRHHLKRRPADNPVAAFARVFPAQVEKVSEREFDFFHLYAFNTLRQLGANFELFSAYLAWLVNQGRPELADCVDFAKTISSTCKMVQFKLARAVMRKKFQGLDEALVPAADAWDRLMEQLDRHYTETQDARFTPVVSAAGA
- a CDS encoding amino acid--[acyl-carrier-protein] ligase produces the protein MDAQVSFLDQLFNEGVLHDSGVDGLYARSGEFEDVIARFETFALTYGQDEISEAMVFPPGMTMQDFETSGYMKSFPQLAGTVHAFCGNDHDHMGLLQCMAAGDDWSEHQKPTQVALTPAACYPLYPILSRRGPLAEDGAYVALQSYCFRHEPSKDPARMQMFRQREYVRVGSAEQTMAFRETWKERGQDMMKRLELPHHVDVANDPFFGRAGKIMASGQREQELKFEMLVPITSEENPTACMSFNYHMDNFGKAWDIRQADGEPAHTACVGFGLERLALALFRHHGFDTAKWPAGVRSALWP
- a CDS encoding acyl-CoA dehydrogenase family protein, whose protein sequence is MTAAAKITALALADRAKRAAKVAAEFADQVDIEGRFPSEGMDALKSERLMGIMIRPELGGEGASLTEVADVCAILGQACAATAMTYAMHQIQIASLADYAVGSAWHEALQKRICDEQLLIASATSEAGIGGNLRNSLCAIEVDGDTARLTKDATVISYGADADAIMVTSRRHPDAAHSDQVATIFLKDQYTLEQTSKWDTLGMRGTCSDGYIFKAEAPSEQILPRPFAEIAAQSMLAVSHLLWGSLWYGIAADAAARAQSFVKAAARKSPGQVPPGALRLAEASSLLQLVKANVVAGLKQFEGCKGDSDALNAMSFSVAMNNVKIGTSQTILEIINHCMLICGIAGYKNGTPFSLGRHLRDAHSAQLMISNDRILGNTSTMLLVNKQDTSLLG
- a CDS encoding acyl carrier protein, which encodes MKQTIRTLLAKHGNLPVAIEDVADGADLYDAGLSSFASVQVMLALEEEFDIEFPEHLLNRKSFSSVDEIAAALTEILEEQAA
- a CDS encoding cytochrome b: MANAVERYSLIARSIHWLTALMVLTMVPAGLVMIRIEGGALQNQLFDFHRSVGIVLMLLTVLRLAYRLTHPPAPLPDSMPHWQKLAAKATHVFLYGFLLVNPFLGWVATSAYGAKISVFGLYTMPALIAKDRALSEQLFQVHLALGLLFTAAVLLHIAAALYHGLVRRDGVLSRMI
- a CDS encoding class I SAM-dependent methyltransferase, with protein sequence MSGFSSEWLALREPLDLDARNRDVEDAFVGGLPPGPVRLLDLASGAGSTVAALAPRLDRQVDWLLTDYDPALLAIAQDRRGDRVATRQVDLQADLERLRFEDVDAVTTSAFLDLASEPFLRRLAERVAAARKPFLASLTYDGRSSFAPAHPMDERLLEGLNRHQRTDKGFGPALGPDAAARALTLFEEKGFKVLSGPSDWEITPASADFLMEFLSGWLRVGRELSLPEDALASWWQDRQARIRAGELSMMVGHIDFVALP
- a CDS encoding glycosyltransferase family 4 protein; translated protein: MPTVFFAYPGDLETPTGGYGYDRRIVSGLRELGWQVRLVPLGDGFPYPAAETLRGAADKLAALPDATLVVVDGLAFGVLDKAAATEAGRLRLVALVHHPLCLENGLDEEGAQALLKSERAALRHVRRVIVTSPATAAQVHDLFAVPEERITTILPGTDKPEPYARPSSDLASDVVRLLSVGTIVPRKGYDLLFDALAGLAGPNSANWHLDIVGGKDADPACYTALKKQIGALGLDGRITFHGAVAQQRLPGFYRAAHVFVLASRYEGYGMAYTEALAHGLPVIGSGGGAVRDTLPEGAAIYCGTEDVAALRAGLDRLIGHPEERARYETAARQAAGALPDWTASSVRFAETLREVAQ
- a CDS encoding 6-pyruvoyl trahydropterin synthase family protein — protein: MFAVEVRDHVMIAHSFKGELFGPAQALHGATFVIDAAFLAESLDANGVVIDIGRAHEALKEVLEPLNYKNLDEVPEFAGINTTTEFLTRHVHDHLAGAARDNRLGRPGTELASIRVTISESHVARAWYEAAI